One part of the Lycium ferocissimum isolate CSIRO_LF1 unplaced genomic scaffold, AGI_CSIRO_Lferr_CH_V1 ctg11579, whole genome shotgun sequence genome encodes these proteins:
- the LOC132041755 gene encoding probable disease resistance protein At4g27220, with protein MEALASILKEKVWDPYMGLEEKTETLSSKIKVLITRSKDVMAETKDAELHSSKKRKTEVDNWQSNVQKLEDEFKCFEKEVEQSSKFSRIGLSNRADKIHKEVEDLVDEGNFSEGILLNINEEKVQPLVTTNFKGKAFEQSLKKVVEYSLSEVSKIGIWGMGGVGKTTLAKHIHNYLLKESRFSGHVYWVTVSQDFSIAKMQRNIAKTFGIELSSEDDEEKMAAQLFERLKRIRSFVLILDDVWTHFDVMKVGIPLEIVGGKMIITSRSSQVCDRIGCQKKVKVPTLLMTESWELFVETLGHSGDLPMEIEEIAKRMTKKCDGLPLGLITMAASMRGVNDVFEWRDAFEEFTESCMQMESMNNEVFSVLRFSYNRLRDSRLQKCFLYCCLFPEDFKIKRDELIRLFIVEGLLDKRNSRGAEFDQGHAVLNKLERACLLESFYEGERTCVRMHDLVRQMALHVARDEFKWMVKAGAQLREIPGEQEWSEDLDKVSLMENDIKEISQPLSNVRPRLTTFSLRGNRSLSQVVDPFLVQMPGLRVLDLSYTAIQQLPSSVTNLASLSALLLRCCEKLRFLPPLDKLKNLTELDLFRANIKEVPQGLASLVNLRLLDMRPKEKPFNEPAVDILARLSNLQYLSIPFAVRVEDLRGMRQLEVFDGVFVDVASFNGFVKHRQSCGTPSFFEITLGPEQSSISSFNSLRYDNKVTLRGLVTTRDNVILLPLDTKRLGIVHCDILTLGNSLLNAIPSLIQSKDLREIKIERCKGIEFLIRLSNCSSMGERMMGNHELTSTCSPFSSLERLTLASLEEFSGLVKLELGEALPPVGTFSHLCKLYVWECNKMKKLIPRWLLQYLINLTDIFVDGCEEMEEIMSEDEEEQAKQLASSASSSSPFPSNESRSIKDDEVVLPKLQSVQLNWLPKLKSIYKGRMTCGSIQRITVWNCQKLKRLPLTLPLLNGKPSAPPALQAIEMLKEKWEALEWDHPQYKNVLHPFFKPICFQKQL; from the coding sequence TGATGGAGGCATTAGCATCaatcctcaaagagaaagtatGGGATCCATACATGGGACTCGAGGAAAAAACAGAAACCCTTAGTAGTAAGATTAAAGTGTTGATTACTCGTAGTAAGGATGTCATGGCTGAAACAAAAGATGCAGAACTCCATTCAAGTAAGAAACGGAAGACAGAGGTCGACAATTGGCAGAGCAACGTACAAAAACTAGAGGATGAGTTTAAATGCTTTGAGAAAGAAGTAGAACAGAGCTCTAAGTTTTCACGCATAGGGTTGTCAAATCGTGCTGataaaattcataaagaagTCGAAGATCTGGTAGACGAAGGTAATTTTTCTGAGGGGATTTTGCTCAatataaatgaagaaaaagtgcAGCCTTTAGTGACAACAAACTTTAAAGGCAAAGCATTTGAGCAGAGTCTAAAGAAGGTGGTAGAGTACTCTTTAAGCGAAGTTTCTAAAATTGGCATTTGGGGGATGGGGGGTGTGGGCAAAACGACCCTTGCCAAGCATATCCATAACTATCTCCTCAAAGAATCAAGATTCTCAGGTCATGTTTATTGGGTCACCGTATCACAAGATTTTAGCATTGCCAAAATGCAAAGAAACATTGCCAAAACATTCGGTATAGAGCTTTCAAGTGAGGATGACGAAGAGAAGATGGCAGCCCAATTGTTCGAGAGATTGAAGAGGATTAGAAGCTTTGTGCTCATATTGGATGATGTATGGACTCATTTTGATGTAATGAAGGTAGGAATTCCCTTGGAGATTGTTGggggtaaaatgatcataactaGTCGATCAAGTCAGGTGTGTGACAGGATTGGCTGccaaaagaaagtgaaagtaCCAACTCTTTTGATGACTGAATCTTGGGAATTATTTGTGGAAACACTTGGTCACAGTGGAGATCTCCCAATGGAAATAGAAGAAATAGCAAAAAGAATGACAAAGAAATGCGACGGATTGCCACTGGGGTTAATTACTATGGCTGCAAGTATGAGAGGGGtgaatgatgtttttgagtggAGGGACGCATTTGAAGAATTCACAGAATCTTGTATGCAAATGGAGAGCATGAATAACGAAGTGTTTTCGGTTCTCCGCTTTAGCTATAATCGGTTAAGGGATTCAAGATTACAAAAGTGTTTCCTCTATTGTTGCTTATTCCCTGAAGACTTCAAAATTAAGAGAGATGAATTGATTCGCCTTTTTATTGTTGAAGGATTGCTAGACAAGAGGAACAGTAGGGGAGCAGAATTTGATCAAGGTCATGCAGTATTGAACAAATTGGAAAGGGCGTGCTTATTAGAAAGTTTTTATGAAGGAGAAAGAACATGTGTGAGGATGCATGATTTGGTGAGACAGATGGCACTGCATGTTGCAAGAGATGAATTTAAGTGGATGGTGAAAGCGGGAGCACAATTGCGTGAAATACCAGGGGAGCAAGAATGGTCAGAGGACTTGGACAAGGTTTCTTTGATGGAAAATGATATCAAGGAAATTTCACAGCCCTTATCCAATGTACGTCCTCGGCTTACAACTTTTTCATTGCGAGGAAATCGTAGTTTGAGTCAAGTTGTAGATCCTTTTTTGGTGCAGATGCCTGGTCTACGTGTTCTGGATCTAAGCTACACCGCAATACAACAGCTGCCTAGTTCCGTGACAAATTTAGCAAGTCTCTCTGCATTGCTGCTGCGATGTTGTGAAAAACTTAGATTTCTGCCGCCGTTGGACAAGCTCAAGAACCTCACTGAATTGGACCTTTTTCGTGCAAATATCAAGGAAGTTCCCCAAGGCTTAGCAAGCTTGGTTAATTTAAGACTCCTGGACATGAGACCAAAGGAGAAACCATTTAACGAACCAGCTGTAGATATTTTAGCTAGGCTCTCTAATCTTCAATACCTCTCAATTCCTTTTGCTGTACGAGTAGAAGATTTAAGGGGGATGAGACAATTAGAGGTGTTTGATGgggtatttgttgatgttgctagctTCAATGGATTTGTCAAACATCGACAGTCTTGCGGGACGCCGAGTTTTTTTGAAATTACCTTAGGACCAGAAcaatcttccatttctagttTCAATTCTCTTCGTTATGACAATAAAGTGACTCTAAGGGGCCTAGTTACCACCAGGGACAATGTGATTCTTCTACCACTGGACACTAAGAGGTTAGGAATTGTCCACTGTGATATTCTCACCTTGGGCAATAGCTTGTTAAATGCTATTCCATCTCTGATTCAGTCCAAAGACTTGAgagaaattaaaattgaaagatgCAAAGGTATAGAGTTCTTAATTAGGTTATCTAATTGTAGCTCAATGGGTGAAAGAATGATGGGAAATCATGAACTGACGTCTACTTGCAGCCCCTTCTCGAGTCTTGAGAGATTGACCTTGGCTTCCTTAGAGGAATTCAGTGGTCTTGTTAAGTTGGAGTTAGGAGAAGCTTTGCCTCCAGTTGGAACCTTTTCCCATCTCTGCAAGCTTTATGTTTGGGAGTGTAATAAAATGAAGAAGCTAATCCCTAGGTGGTTGTTGCAATACCTCATAAATCTGACGGATATATTTGTAGACGGCTGCGAGGAAATGGAAGAGATAATGAGTGAGGATGAAGAAGAACAAGCAAAACAGTTAGCGAGTTCAGCCTCATCGTCGTCTCCTTTTCCTTCAAATGAAAGCAGAAGCATCAAGGATGATGAGGTTGTTCTACCAAAGTTACAAAGTGTACAGTTAAATTGGTTACCAAAACTGAAGAGCATATACAAGGGAAGAATGACTTGTGGTTCTATTCAACGTATAACAGTTTGGAATTGTCAGAAGCTGAAGAGACTTCCAT